Proteins encoded by one window of Thermoanaerobaculia bacterium:
- a CDS encoding DUF72 domain-containing protein, which produces MDLFVGTSGFSYKEWKGNFYPPDLPASEWLRYYAERLPSVEINNTFYRMPKKEVLASWAEQVPESFRFVVKAPRRITHIKRLKDVESEAGFLFENLSALGARLGAVLVQLPPNLPKDTVRLDAFLSAVPEGFSIAFEFRNPSWHSPDVLDRLRARDAALAAVDDDELPDPPFTPTASWGYLRLRRLDYGDDALRSWAERIAAASWERAFLFFKHEDEGIGPKLAARFLSAAIRG; this is translated from the coding sequence ATGGACCTCTTCGTCGGCACCTCCGGCTTCTCTTACAAGGAGTGGAAAGGGAACTTCTACCCGCCCGACCTCCCCGCGTCGGAGTGGCTGCGCTATTACGCGGAGCGGCTGCCGTCGGTCGAGATCAACAACACGTTCTACCGGATGCCGAAGAAGGAGGTCCTCGCGTCCTGGGCCGAGCAGGTCCCGGAGAGCTTCCGCTTCGTCGTCAAGGCGCCTCGCCGGATCACGCACATCAAGCGGCTGAAGGACGTCGAATCGGAAGCCGGGTTCCTGTTCGAAAATCTCTCCGCTCTCGGGGCCCGGCTCGGCGCCGTCCTCGTCCAGCTTCCTCCGAACCTCCCGAAAGACACCGTCCGCCTGGACGCGTTCCTCTCCGCGGTCCCCGAGGGCTTTTCGATCGCCTTCGAATTCCGGAATCCCTCGTGGCATTCCCCCGACGTGCTCGACCGTCTGCGTGCGCGCGACGCCGCGCTCGCGGCGGTCGACGACGACGAGCTCCCCGATCCGCCGTTCACGCCGACCGCCTCGTGGGGATACCTGCGGCTCCGGCGCCTCGACTACGGCGACGACGCCCTGCGCTCCTGGGCGGAACGAATCGCGGCGGCGTCATGGGAGCGCGCGTTCCTGTTCTTCAAGCACGAGGACGAAGGGATCGGACCGAAGCTCGCCGCCCGGTTTCTCTCGGCGGCGATCCGCGGGTGA
- a CDS encoding amidase yields the protein MRHSPAGLSRRSLFRYGAAGAVAAALPVGAPAAQAAPPEPPPSATPPTFDLEEATIDALQEKMASGAETARSLAEKYLARIEALDRKGPALRSVLEVNPDALAIAESLDAERREKGPRGPLHGVPILVKDNVGTADRMSTAAGSLALAGVAPREDSSVVRRLRAAGAVILGKTNLSEWANFRSTHSSSGWSGRGGQCRNPYALDRNPSGSSSGSGAATAANLAAAAVGTETDGSIVSPSTSCGIVGVKPTLGLVSRAGIVPIAHSQDTAGPMARTVRDAAILLAAMAGADPADPGTRTAPFRAEALGALDPSAIRGARLGVVRKSIFGNNPATDRVAESALSALADLGAVLVDPADIETAGDLGRTELDVLLYEFKADLNAYLASLGPASPVRTLAELIAWNERHRAREMPYFGQEIFERAEAKGPLTEQAYRDALAADLANARTKGIDAALAEHRLDALVCPTGGPAWMTDLVDGDGNGWGSSTVPAVAGYPHVTVPMGFVFGLPVGLSFFAGAWSEPRLLSYAYAFEQATCHRRPPRYLATADLAAS from the coding sequence GTGAGACATTCTCCGGCCGGGCTCTCCCGCCGATCGCTCTTCCGGTACGGAGCCGCGGGGGCCGTGGCGGCGGCGCTTCCCGTCGGCGCCCCGGCGGCTCAGGCCGCCCCGCCCGAGCCGCCGCCGTCCGCGACGCCTCCGACATTCGATCTCGAGGAGGCCACGATCGACGCGCTGCAGGAGAAGATGGCGTCGGGCGCCGAGACCGCCCGATCGCTCGCGGAGAAATACCTCGCGCGCATCGAGGCCCTCGACCGGAAAGGCCCCGCTCTCCGCTCGGTCCTGGAGGTCAACCCCGACGCGCTCGCGATCGCCGAGTCCCTCGACGCCGAACGGCGGGAGAAGGGTCCTCGCGGGCCGCTTCACGGCGTCCCGATCCTCGTCAAGGACAACGTCGGGACGGCGGACCGGATGTCGACGGCCGCCGGGTCGCTCGCGCTCGCGGGGGTCGCGCCGAGGGAGGACAGCTCCGTCGTCCGCCGGCTGCGCGCGGCGGGCGCGGTGATCCTCGGAAAGACGAACCTCTCGGAGTGGGCGAACTTCCGGTCGACGCACTCCTCGAGCGGATGGAGCGGCCGGGGCGGCCAGTGCCGGAACCCCTACGCGCTCGACCGCAACCCGTCCGGGTCGAGCTCCGGGTCGGGCGCGGCGACCGCCGCGAATCTCGCCGCCGCCGCCGTCGGAACGGAGACGGACGGCTCGATCGTCTCCCCGTCCACGTCGTGCGGGATCGTCGGCGTCAAGCCGACGCTCGGGCTCGTCTCCCGCGCGGGGATCGTCCCGATCGCGCACAGCCAGGACACGGCCGGCCCGATGGCGCGGACCGTCCGCGACGCGGCGATCCTGCTCGCCGCGATGGCGGGCGCCGATCCCGCCGACCCCGGGACGCGGACCGCGCCCTTCCGCGCCGAAGCGCTCGGCGCGCTCGATCCCTCCGCGATCCGGGGCGCGCGGCTCGGCGTCGTGCGGAAATCGATCTTCGGGAACAACCCCGCGACGGATCGCGTGGCGGAATCGGCGCTTTCGGCGCTGGCGGATCTCGGCGCCGTGCTCGTCGACCCCGCGGACATCGAGACGGCCGGCGATCTCGGAAGGACCGAGCTCGATGTGCTGCTCTACGAGTTCAAGGCGGATCTCAACGCGTATCTCGCTTCGCTGGGACCGGCGTCTCCCGTCCGGACGCTCGCGGAACTGATCGCCTGGAACGAGAGACACCGCGCCCGCGAGATGCCCTACTTCGGGCAGGAGATCTTCGAGAGGGCCGAAGCGAAGGGCCCGCTCACCGAGCAGGCGTACCGCGACGCGCTCGCGGCGGACCTGGCCAACGCCCGAACGAAGGGGATCGACGCCGCGCTGGCAGAACACCGCCTCGACGCGCTGGTCTGCCCGACCGGCGGCCCGGCGTGGATGACCGACCTCGTCGACGGGGACGGGAACGGCTGGGGCAGCTCGACCGTCCCGGCCGTCGCCGGCTACCCGCACGTCACGGTCCCGATGGGGTTCGTCTTCGGGCTGCCGGTCGGCCTGTCGTTCTTCGCCGGCGCCTGGAGCGAGCCGCGCCTCCTCTCCTACGCGTACGCGTTCGAGCAGGCCACGTGCCACCGGCGGCCGCCGCGGTACCTCGCGACCGCCGACCTCGCCGCCTCCTGA